The Aliiroseovarius pelagivivens genome contains a region encoding:
- a CDS encoding NAD(P)/FAD-dependent oxidoreductase: MSHIVVIGAGQAGASLVAKLRNSGFDGDVTLIGAESAPPYQRPPLSKAYLLGDMELERLYLRPENFYADQNITLRLDTRVDAIDAAAKEVVIGDERIAYDQLAITTGSTPRYLPAAIGGDLDGVHVVRTLADVDGMAPEFAEGRSVLIIGGGYIGLEAAAVAAKKGLKVTLVEMADRILQRVAAPETSDYFRALHASHGVDIREGVGLNRLTGEGRVTGATLSDGTELDIDFAIVGVGIAPDSALAESAGLTLENGIKTDAQGRTSDPSIWAAGDCASFPYRGERIRLESVPNAIDQAEIVARNMQGEGVEYIAKPWFWSDQYDVKLQIAGLNTGYDNIVTRPGDKEGSVSFWYYQGDTLLAVDAMNDPRGYMVGKRLVEAGKSPDKAAVADPSTELKSLLA; this comes from the coding sequence ATGAGCCATATCGTCGTCATCGGAGCCGGACAGGCCGGAGCATCTCTGGTTGCCAAGCTGCGCAACTCGGGCTTTGACGGGGACGTTACCTTGATCGGGGCAGAAAGCGCACCGCCCTATCAGCGTCCGCCTCTGTCCAAAGCTTATCTTCTGGGCGACATGGAGCTTGAGCGGCTCTATTTGCGGCCCGAAAACTTCTATGCCGACCAGAACATCACTCTGCGGCTGGACACCCGCGTTGACGCAATTGATGCAGCGGCAAAAGAGGTGGTGATCGGGGATGAGCGCATCGCTTATGACCAACTTGCCATCACCACCGGATCCACGCCGCGTTACCTGCCCGCCGCGATTGGTGGCGATCTTGACGGCGTACATGTGGTGCGCACTTTAGCCGATGTGGATGGCATGGCACCCGAATTCGCCGAGGGCCGCAGTGTCTTGATTATTGGCGGCGGCTATATCGGGCTGGAGGCCGCAGCGGTGGCTGCCAAGAAGGGCTTGAAGGTCACGCTGGTCGAAATGGCCGACCGTATTCTGCAACGGGTCGCCGCGCCCGAGACCTCGGACTATTTCCGCGCGCTGCATGCCTCGCACGGCGTCGACATCCGCGAGGGCGTCGGGCTGAACCGCCTGACCGGTGAGGGGCGCGTGACGGGTGCAACCTTGTCGGACGGCACCGAACTCGACATTGATTTTGCGATTGTCGGCGTGGGCATTGCCCCCGACAGCGCGCTGGCGGAAAGCGCGGGTCTTACGTTGGAGAACGGCATCAAGACCGACGCGCAGGGCCGCACCTCGGACCCGTCGATCTGGGCAGCGGGCGATTGCGCATCCTTCCCCTATCGTGGTGAACGCATCCGACTGGAAAGTGTCCCAAACGCCATTGATCAGGCCGAAATCGTCGCCCGCAACATGCAGGGCGAGGGCGTCGAGTACATCGCGAAACCGTGGTTTTGGTCGGATCAGTATGACGTGAAGCTGCAGATTGCGGGCCTGAATACGGGCTATGACAACATCGTCACCCGTCCCGGCGACAAAGAGGGCAGCGTCAGCTTCTGGTATTATCAGGGCGACACGTTGCTGGCCGTCGACGCGATGAACGATCCCCGCGGTTATATGGTCGGTAAGCGGCTGGTGGAAGCGGGCAAGTCGCCTGACAAAGCCGCCGTGGCGGACCCCAGCACCGAGCTGAAGTCTCTGCTGGCATGA
- the sfsA gene encoding DNA/RNA nuclease SfsA, whose amino-acid sequence MEFPSPLVPATLVRRYKRFLADCLLTDGREVTAHCANPGSMMGLAEPGSKIWLEPNDDPKKKLKFGWRLVEHADGHFTGVDTSVPNRALKAALEARIVPGLGDYHSVRAEVKYGEKSRIDFLLEGSLEGSGRTYVEVKSVTLSRQPGLAEFPDSVTARGTKHLGELANMVGEGHRAVMLYLVQRTDCDRFDLARDIDPTYGQAFDAARAAGVEVIVLGTRISPKGVDVAAPLASLV is encoded by the coding sequence ATGGAATTTCCCAGCCCTCTTGTGCCCGCCACGCTTGTCCGTCGTTATAAACGCTTTCTTGCCGACTGCCTGCTGACAGATGGTCGCGAAGTGACGGCCCACTGCGCCAATCCCGGTTCCATGATGGGGCTGGCCGAGCCGGGGTCAAAAATCTGGCTGGAACCCAACGATGACCCCAAGAAAAAGCTGAAATTCGGCTGGCGGTTGGTCGAGCATGCGGACGGGCATTTTACCGGCGTGGATACCTCTGTGCCCAATCGCGCGCTGAAGGCCGCGCTTGAAGCACGGATCGTGCCGGGACTGGGCGACTATCACTCCGTCCGGGCCGAGGTGAAATACGGCGAGAAAAGCCGCATTGATTTCCTGCTGGAAGGCAGCTTGGAAGGCAGTGGCCGGACCTATGTCGAGGTGAAGTCCGTCACCCTGTCGCGCCAACCCGGTCTGGCCGAGTTTCCCGACAGCGTGACCGCCCGTGGCACCAAGCATCTGGGAGAGCTGGCGAATATGGTCGGCGAAGGCCACCGGGCCGTGATGCTTTATCTGGTGCAGCGTACGGATTGCGACCGGTTCGATCTGGCGCGCGATATTGATCCCACCTATGGGCAGGCCTTCGATGCGGCCCGTGCAGCAGGGGTCGAAGTGATCGTTCTGGGTACGCGGATTTCTCCGAAAGGGGTGGACGTCGCGGCCCCTCTGGCGTCTTTGGTCTGA
- a CDS encoding LysR family transcriptional regulator has protein sequence MDRLTEMEAFATVVDQGGFTDAAKKMGISKSAVSKHVSSLEARLGARLLNRTTRRVSPTEIGLAYYDRARRVLNDAGEADALVTSMQSAPAGLLRISVATDFGVNHLSPVLGEFLKDFPEVNVTMELANRYVELISEGFDMAIRVGELEDSSLRARKIADTTRRMVGSPDYFERYGRPKRIDDLNNHKLLHYSRQSSGNVWKIPAPSGELRQIRTAGWLSVNDGQSLLNAAISGLGIAYLPSFLYADALEQGLVEEAIPDLPADIQGIYAVYPPGRFTQPKVRAFIDFLVQAFANKGPDAW, from the coding sequence ATGGATCGATTAACCGAAATGGAGGCTTTCGCGACAGTTGTGGATCAAGGGGGATTCACGGACGCCGCCAAAAAGATGGGGATTTCGAAGTCAGCTGTATCGAAACATGTTTCAAGTCTTGAGGCCCGCTTGGGGGCGCGGCTTCTGAACAGGACAACGCGGCGTGTCAGCCCGACCGAGATCGGTCTTGCTTACTATGATCGCGCACGTCGTGTGCTGAATGATGCAGGCGAAGCGGATGCGCTGGTAACGTCAATGCAATCGGCCCCGGCAGGGCTGCTGCGCATATCAGTGGCGACAGATTTCGGCGTGAACCATCTTAGCCCGGTGCTGGGCGAATTCCTGAAAGATTTTCCTGAGGTCAACGTGACCATGGAATTGGCGAACCGTTATGTCGAGTTGATCTCGGAAGGGTTTGATATGGCCATCCGCGTCGGCGAGCTGGAAGACAGTTCGCTTCGCGCACGCAAGATCGCCGATACCACGCGTCGCATGGTTGGCAGTCCCGACTATTTCGAACGATATGGTCGGCCAAAGCGCATTGATGATCTGAACAACCACAAGCTTTTGCACTACTCCAGACAAAGCTCGGGCAATGTTTGGAAGATCCCCGCCCCATCGGGCGAACTTCGGCAGATCCGCACAGCGGGATGGCTCAGCGTGAACGACGGGCAGTCGCTTCTGAACGCCGCGATCTCTGGTCTAGGCATCGCTTATCTGCCCAGCTTCCTATACGCAGATGCGCTGGAACAGGGCTTGGTCGAAGAGGCTATTCCGGATCTGCCTGCTGATATTCAGGGGATCTATGCGGTGTATCCTCCTGGCCGTTTTACGCAGCCGAAAGTGCGCGCGTTTATTGATTTTCTGGTGCAAGCCTTTGCGAACAAAGGGCCAGACGCCTGGTAA
- a CDS encoding competence/damage-inducible protein A, which produces MPNPSAAMLVIGDEILSGRTRDANMHHLAGRLTEHGIDLKEVRVVSDDADAIVAAVKALSAGYDHVFTSGGIGPTHDDITADCIARAFDDHIDIRDDARDLLAAHYAASGREFNAARQRMARIPDRATLIDNPVSIAPGFTLENVHVMAGVPSVFTAMVESVLPGLTGGAPLLSRTVRINRGEGDIAGPLGLLTQEYDRLSFGSYPFIENGAYGANIVIRGTDVAQLDLASRALQDLFKEAT; this is translated from the coding sequence ATGCCCAACCCTTCAGCCGCAATGCTGGTGATCGGAGATGAGATTCTGTCGGGCCGGACGCGGGATGCGAATATGCATCACCTTGCAGGCCGCCTGACCGAACACGGTATTGATCTGAAAGAGGTGCGTGTGGTGTCCGACGACGCTGACGCCATCGTGGCCGCCGTGAAAGCCCTTTCCGCTGGGTATGACCATGTCTTTACCTCGGGCGGGATCGGTCCGACGCATGATGACATCACCGCCGACTGCATCGCCCGCGCCTTTGACGACCATATCGACATTCGCGACGACGCCCGTGATCTGCTGGCCGCGCATTACGCCGCCTCGGGTCGCGAGTTCAATGCCGCCCGGCAACGCATGGCGCGCATCCCCGACCGGGCTACGCTGATCGACAATCCAGTCTCGATCGCACCTGGTTTCACACTGGAAAACGTGCATGTAATGGCCGGGGTTCCGTCCGTCTTCACAGCCATGGTTGAAAGCGTTCTGCCCGGCTTGACCGGCGGCGCACCATTGCTGTCACGCACCGTAAGGATCAACCGAGGCGAGGGCGATATTGCCGGACCTTTGGGGCTGTTGACCCAAGAGTATGATAGACTCAGTTTTGGGTCCTACCCCTTCATCGAAAACGGTGCCTACGGCGCCAATATCGTTATTCGCGGCACGGATGTGGCCCAGTTAGATCTGGCCAGCCGTGCGCTTCAAGACCTGTTCAAGGAGGCCACATGA
- a CDS encoding TRAP transporter substrate-binding protein translates to MTSFRTFTLKSTFSTLTAAAALAVAASTAAAQEVTLRFQHFVSPLSANPTYFMAPWAEKIEKDSGGRIKVELYPAMQLGGKATSQYDLIRDGAIDGGWVIPGYQPGRFPEAEAMELPFMVTKSGEEASNAAWVYTQKYLMDDFADVKVIAAHMHGRGIVHKKGGPIATVADFKGLKLRGPSRTATRLLDKLGATPIGMPVPAFPEALSKGVVDGGVITWEMSPSLKLDELTDSHTDVAGEKSLYNLYFIWAMNKNVYDGLPDDLKAVIDANSGFHASGWAGHAHDTGDVVGREKMAASGNALAELSEEETAKIRTLGDEVIAEWIADMTAKGLDGEAMVRDARAAVSVTRAQ, encoded by the coding sequence ATGACCAGCTTCCGCACTTTCACCCTGAAATCCACCTTCTCAACCCTGACTGCTGCCGCCGCACTTGCTGTTGCCGCCAGCACCGCCGCTGCGCAGGAAGTTACCCTGCGTTTCCAGCACTTCGTGTCGCCCTTGTCTGCGAACCCGACCTACTTCATGGCCCCGTGGGCCGAGAAGATCGAGAAGGACTCGGGCGGGCGTATCAAAGTCGAGCTTTACCCGGCGATGCAGCTGGGTGGTAAAGCGACCAGCCAATATGACCTGATCCGCGATGGCGCGATTGATGGTGGTTGGGTGATCCCCGGGTACCAGCCGGGTCGCTTCCCGGAAGCGGAAGCGATGGAGCTTCCCTTCATGGTGACGAAATCGGGTGAAGAGGCCTCGAATGCCGCTTGGGTCTACACCCAGAAATACCTGATGGATGATTTTGCCGACGTCAAAGTCATTGCCGCCCACATGCACGGGCGCGGGATCGTCCACAAGAAAGGCGGCCCGATTGCTACGGTTGCCGATTTTAAGGGTCTGAAACTGCGCGGCCCGTCGCGCACCGCAACTCGTCTTTTGGACAAACTGGGCGCGACGCCCATCGGCATGCCCGTCCCGGCCTTCCCCGAAGCGCTGTCAAAAGGCGTTGTCGATGGCGGCGTGATCACGTGGGAGATGTCGCCGTCCCTGAAACTGGACGAGTTGACCGACAGCCACACCGATGTCGCGGGCGAAAAGTCGCTGTATAACCTCTATTTCATCTGGGCGATGAACAAGAACGTCTATGACGGTCTGCCCGATGATCTGAAGGCGGTGATTGACGCGAACTCGGGCTTCCATGCCTCGGGTTGGGCCGGACATGCACACGACACGGGCGACGTAGTCGGCCGCGAGAAGATGGCCGCAAGTGGTAACGCGCTGGCAGAGCTGTCGGAAGAGGAAACCGCGAAGATCCGTACGCTGGGCGACGAGGTGATTGCCGAGTGGATCGCCGACATGACCGCCAAAGGTCTGGATGGCGAAGCGATGGTCCGTGACGCCCGTGCGGCCGTGTCCGTGACACGCGCTCAGTAA
- a CDS encoding peroxiredoxin: protein MTLSVGDKLPDANLLRMGAEDPETISLSPLLAGRKVVIFAVPSAFSGTCTTAHVPSYIRTKPALDQAGVDDVICIAANDPFVMSAWADATGAADAGLLFLSDALSEFTKAVGMDFTAPHVGLINRSKRYGAYVVDGVVKILHIEDNPGMCGISAGEAMLEAIQG from the coding sequence ATGACTCTGAGTGTTGGTGACAAGTTACCCGATGCAAATCTATTGCGAATGGGTGCGGAAGACCCAGAAACGATCAGTCTGTCGCCCCTGCTGGCCGGGCGCAAAGTTGTAATCTTTGCTGTGCCCAGCGCCTTTTCGGGCACCTGTACGACGGCCCATGTGCCCAGCTATATCCGCACAAAGCCAGCATTGGATCAGGCCGGGGTGGACGACGTGATTTGCATCGCCGCCAACGATCCGTTCGTCATGAGTGCCTGGGCAGATGCAACGGGCGCCGCAGACGCCGGGCTTCTGTTTCTGTCAGATGCGCTGTCTGAGTTCACCAAAGCTGTTGGCATGGATTTCACCGCGCCGCATGTGGGTTTGATCAACCGGTCGAAGCGCTACGGCGCCTATGTGGTGGATGGTGTGGTGAAGATCCTGCATATCGAGGACAATCCGGGCATGTGCGGCATTTCGGCTGGCGAAGCGATGCTTGAAGCTATTCAAGGCTAA
- a CDS encoding GNAT family N-acetyltransferase, whose product MTTPHLPTAEQLIEVCEATWPPAATHRVGAWVVRDGAGGGKRVSAATENWPTTEADLPVAEKAMRDAGMDPLFQIRAGDEHLDEMLEKHGYDIIDPVNIWVIPVAELTREPLPPVSAFAIWPMLSIMTELWEEGGINEHRRAVMDRADCPKTALLARTDDTPAGVGFVGMHDGIAMAHALHVDTKLRRMGTGQNLLKQAAKWAQEQGAEFLSLIVTQGNHAANPLYANLGMHLVGHYHYRVKR is encoded by the coding sequence ATGACAACGCCCCATCTTCCCACCGCCGAACAACTGATCGAGGTCTGCGAAGCCACTTGGCCCCCCGCCGCCACACACCGCGTCGGCGCATGGGTGGTGCGCGACGGAGCGGGCGGCGGCAAGCGCGTGTCGGCTGCGACCGAAAACTGGCCGACCACCGAAGCCGATTTGCCGGTCGCCGAGAAGGCAATGCGCGACGCGGGAATGGATCCGTTGTTCCAGATCCGCGCCGGTGACGAGCATCTTGACGAGATGCTGGAAAAGCACGGCTATGACATCATTGATCCGGTGAACATCTGGGTCATTCCCGTGGCCGAACTGACCCGCGAGCCATTGCCGCCCGTGTCGGCCTTCGCGATCTGGCCCATGCTGTCGATCATGACCGAGCTTTGGGAAGAAGGCGGCATCAACGAACACCGCCGCGCTGTGATGGATCGGGCAGACTGTCCCAAGACCGCCCTTCTGGCACGTACCGATGACACGCCAGCCGGCGTTGGCTTCGTCGGCATGCATGACGGGATCGCCATGGCACACGCCCTGCACGTTGATACCAAGCTGCGCCGAATGGGCACTGGGCAAAACCTGCTGAAACAGGCCGCAAAATGGGCGCAGGAACAGGGCGCCGAGTTCCTGTCCCTGATCGTGACCCAAGGCAACCACGCCGCCAATCCGTTGTATGCAAATCTTGGCATGCATCTGGTTGGGCACTACCATTACCGTGTGAAACGCTAA
- the map gene encoding type I methionyl aminopeptidase, which yields MDDKMRVTKEGIRLYDPADFAGMHAAGKLAAEILDRVAPMIAPGVTTAELDAAIEAMVDEAGAVSATIGYKGYKHASCISLNHVVCHGIPGSKTPKMKNDKTGRKHDELVEGDILNIDVTVIVDGWYGDTSRMYKVGKIKSFADRLIQVTHDALMEGIAAVKPGNTFGDIGHAIQKYAEAQRMSVVRDFCGHGLGRVFHSPPNVLHYGRPGTGAVLEEGMFFTIEPMINLGRPETKILSDDWTAITRDKSLSAQFEHSVGVTADGCEIFTLSPAGKFHPTWG from the coding sequence ATGGACGACAAGATGCGCGTAACCAAGGAAGGCATTCGCCTTTATGACCCGGCGGATTTCGCTGGAATGCATGCAGCAGGCAAGCTGGCGGCCGAGATTCTGGACCGTGTGGCCCCGATGATCGCCCCGGGCGTGACCACTGCCGAACTGGACGCCGCGATCGAAGCGATGGTGGACGAGGCCGGGGCCGTGTCGGCCACGATCGGCTATAAGGGCTATAAGCACGCGTCGTGTATCTCGCTGAACCATGTGGTCTGTCACGGCATTCCCGGCTCGAAAACGCCGAAGATGAAGAATGACAAGACCGGCCGTAAACACGACGAGTTGGTCGAGGGCGACATCCTGAACATCGACGTCACCGTGATCGTGGACGGATGGTATGGCGACACCAGCCGCATGTACAAAGTCGGCAAGATTAAATCTTTCGCGGATCGTCTGATCCAAGTGACCCATGACGCGCTGATGGAGGGCATCGCCGCCGTCAAACCGGGCAACACGTTCGGAGACATTGGTCACGCCATCCAGAAATACGCCGAGGCACAGCGCATGTCGGTCGTACGTGACTTCTGTGGCCACGGGTTGGGGCGCGTGTTCCACTCGCCTCCCAACGTGCTGCACTATGGCCGTCCGGGAACGGGTGCTGTGCTGGAAGAAGGCATGTTCTTCACCATCGAGCCGATGATCAATCTGGGCCGTCCGGAAACTAAGATCCTGTCCGATGACTGGACGGCGATCACGCGCGACAAATCTCTGTCGGCGCAGTTCGAACACTCGGTTGGTGTGACCGCGGATGGGTGCGAGATCTTTACGTTGTCGCCGGCAGGAAAGTTCCACCCGACTTGGGGTTAA
- a CDS encoding peroxidase-related enzyme (This protein belongs to a clade of uncharacterized proteins related to peroxidases such as the alkylhydroperoxidase AhpD.), with protein sequence MSQKSSPVTALDLPMVDPLPEDIQKYFDICDDKLGLIPNVLQAYAFDMAKLRPFMDMYNEVMLDDSGLSKLEREMIAVVVSSINRCWYCQVAHGAAVRQLSGNPQLGEAMVMNWRMADLDARQTAMLAFSEKITKASSETSEADRQALRDVGFSDRDIWDIAATVGFFSMSNRMASAVGMKPNDEYHAQNR encoded by the coding sequence ATGTCGCAAAAATCGAGCCCCGTAACCGCTCTTGATCTGCCGATGGTCGATCCGCTGCCTGAGGACATCCAGAAGTACTTCGACATCTGCGATGACAAGTTGGGGCTCATCCCGAATGTGCTGCAAGCCTATGCCTTTGATATGGCCAAGCTGCGCCCGTTCATGGACATGTATAACGAAGTGATGTTGGACGACAGCGGTCTATCCAAGCTGGAACGCGAGATGATCGCGGTGGTCGTAAGCTCGATCAATCGCTGCTGGTATTGTCAGGTTGCCCATGGCGCCGCCGTTCGGCAATTGTCGGGCAATCCGCAACTGGGCGAGGCGATGGTGATGAACTGGCGCATGGCCGATCTGGACGCACGCCAGACAGCGATGCTGGCATTCTCTGAGAAGATCACCAAAGCGTCCTCCGAAACTTCGGAAGCTGACCGTCAGGCTCTGCGCGATGTTGGTTTCTCGGACCGGGACATCTGGGATATTGCCGCAACTGTCGGGTTCTTTTCGATGTCCAACCGCATGGCATCCGCCGTGGGTATGAAGCCAAACGACGAATATCACGCCCAAAACCGATGA
- a CDS encoding AEC family transporter gives MLFLSIFLGLLPSFLLIGLGGLVRGRLSDNAWQGLDRLNFEILFPALLFVAAASRPIEISQVVTMAPVVWAILGIGLGLGWLTRPLGPERFLDFAGAWQVTWRFNTALGLVAVALLQNGGLGEMAVAVGMGVPVANLFAVSALSRGGAFGLKQTLTKIALNPFLLASLSGLCVGLLKIQIPQPIMAPLELLAKAAIPIALLSIGATMDWRALARLDRFSAAIAAIKLVALPAFALACGVALGLSPGIASVLVVFAALPTASAAHVLASAFGAERRLVATLIAQTTLLSAISLPLWITIAEVVFTLR, from the coding sequence ATGCTATTCCTGTCGATCTTTTTGGGACTTCTGCCCAGCTTCCTTCTGATTGGGCTGGGCGGTCTGGTCCGTGGGCGCCTGTCTGACAATGCATGGCAGGGGTTGGATCGCCTGAATTTCGAGATCCTGTTCCCCGCCCTTCTGTTCGTGGCCGCTGCCAGCCGTCCGATTGAGATTTCACAAGTTGTGACCATGGCGCCCGTGGTCTGGGCCATTCTGGGTATAGGATTGGGTCTGGGCTGGCTGACGCGCCCACTTGGGCCAGAGCGCTTTCTGGATTTTGCCGGGGCATGGCAGGTTACTTGGCGCTTTAACACGGCATTGGGTCTGGTTGCAGTGGCCCTTCTGCAAAATGGTGGTCTTGGCGAAATGGCGGTTGCTGTCGGGATGGGTGTCCCGGTCGCCAACCTTTTCGCAGTAAGCGCCCTGTCGCGTGGTGGAGCATTCGGGCTTAAGCAGACCCTGACCAAGATCGCGCTGAACCCATTCCTGCTGGCCAGTTTGTCTGGCCTGTGTGTGGGTCTCCTGAAGATCCAAATCCCGCAGCCGATCATGGCGCCGCTTGAGCTACTGGCGAAAGCCGCCATTCCGATTGCTCTGCTGTCTATTGGCGCCACGATGGATTGGAGGGCCTTGGCGCGATTGGACCGGTTTAGCGCAGCAATTGCCGCCATCAAGCTTGTGGCGCTGCCCGCATTCGCGTTGGCCTGCGGGGTGGCGTTGGGGCTCTCGCCGGGAATCGCTTCGGTCCTTGTTGTGTTTGCAGCCCTGCCCACGGCGTCCGCCGCACATGTTCTGGCGTCGGCATTTGGTGCCGAACGCCGGCTTGTTGCCACATTGATTGCACAAACTACGCTGCTGTCAGCGATCAGTCTGCCGCTTTGGATAACAATCGCCGAGGTTGTGTTTACCTTACGTTAG
- a CDS encoding OmpA family protein, which produces MILPRRLFALACLVATLPVEASALDLPAGALLQAKVSENGQAEIATSRFDGGAVPAITASGHVSRQAWRSPGQAGQSYQILTSLRDQLREDGYQFLYQCQAVSCGGFDFRFQIGHFQSPDMFVDLGDYHFLSARKDETFAQVLVSQSAQDAFFELTFVTPSQEGAPLLTTTKAAPISAPQPSDPLDIQLRTIGHVVLQGLTFTTGSADLAEGEVPALSELAAFLAKDPKRRIVLVGHTDAEGSLEGNVALSRKRAVSVMDRLVNRYGVDAGQLSAEGVGYLSPLAGNATAEGREMNRRVEAVLLNTD; this is translated from the coding sequence ATGATCCTACCCCGCCGCCTGTTTGCCCTTGCTTGTTTGGTCGCCACGCTTCCCGTTGAAGCAAGCGCATTGGACCTGCCTGCAGGAGCCCTACTACAGGCCAAAGTCTCGGAAAATGGACAGGCCGAAATCGCCACAAGCCGCTTTGATGGTGGGGCGGTTCCGGCCATTACCGCCTCGGGCCATGTAAGCAGGCAGGCATGGCGATCCCCCGGTCAGGCGGGGCAGAGCTATCAGATCCTGACATCCTTGCGCGACCAATTGCGCGAGGACGGTTATCAGTTTCTGTATCAGTGTCAGGCGGTGTCCTGTGGCGGCTTCGATTTCCGGTTTCAGATCGGGCATTTTCAATCCCCAGACATGTTTGTCGACCTCGGGGACTATCACTTTCTAAGCGCCCGCAAGGACGAAACCTTTGCGCAAGTTCTGGTCAGTCAAAGTGCGCAAGATGCGTTCTTTGAACTGACATTCGTCACGCCGTCACAAGAAGGTGCGCCACTTCTGACGACCACAAAGGCCGCCCCGATTTCCGCTCCGCAGCCAAGCGACCCACTGGACATCCAACTTAGGACCATTGGACACGTGGTTCTGCAAGGCCTGACATTCACAACCGGTTCCGCAGATCTTGCCGAAGGCGAAGTGCCCGCGTTGTCTGAACTGGCCGCCTTTCTGGCTAAAGATCCCAAGCGGCGGATCGTTCTGGTTGGACATACGGACGCCGAAGGCAGTCTGGAAGGGAATGTAGCCCTGTCCCGCAAACGCGCCGTTTCTGTGATGGACCGCCTGGTCAACCGCTATGGGGTTGATGCGGGCCAGTTATCTGCCGAAGGCGTGGGCTATCTTTCCCCATTGGCTGGAAACGCCACGGCCGAGGGTCGGGAAATGAACAGGCGTGTAGAAGCCGTGTTGCTGAACACCGACTAG
- the rsmD gene encoding 16S rRNA (guanine(966)-N(2))-methyltransferase RsmD, whose translation MRIIAGRFRGLALASVGKGDAGAHLRPTTDRVRESLFSMLTGGRFGDPIEDARVLDLFAGTGALGLEALSRGASHVTLVDDGRKALSLIRENIQKCRCADEATILKRDATRLPEGTPHDLIFLDPPYGKGLGEKALAAAIKSGWVADDALIVWEDNVPVIPPAGVTQLDSRRYGDTVITICEYSET comes from the coding sequence ATGAGGATTATCGCAGGCCGTTTCCGCGGGCTGGCCTTGGCCAGTGTTGGCAAAGGGGATGCGGGTGCGCATCTGCGCCCCACCACCGACCGCGTGCGTGAAAGTCTGTTTTCCATGCTCACAGGCGGGCGCTTTGGCGACCCTATAGAAGACGCGCGTGTGCTGGACCTGTTTGCAGGCACCGGCGCGTTGGGGCTTGAGGCCCTGTCGCGCGGCGCATCCCATGTCACCTTGGTTGATGACGGGCGAAAGGCGCTGTCGCTGATCCGCGAGAACATCCAGAAATGTCGTTGCGCGGATGAGGCAACGATCCTGAAACGCGACGCCACCCGTCTGCCCGAAGGCACACCCCATGACCTGATCTTTCTGGACCCGCCCTATGGCAAGGGGTTGGGGGAAAAAGCGCTGGCGGCGGCCATCAAATCCGGCTGGGTCGCGGACGATGCGCTGATCGTGTGGGAGGACAACGTGCCAGTGATCCCGCCTGCCGGCGTCACCCAACTAGACAGCCGCCGCTATGGCGACACGGTGATCACGATCTGTGAGTATTCAGAAACGTAA